Genomic DNA from Candidatus Ancaeobacter aquaticus:
AAACGACTATTTCACCGTTGTCTTCTGCTGTTTTGGCGCGGTTGTACAAGTGTTTTTTGAAGGACATTTACCTGTCCAGCAATAGGTACACACCTTATCTTCAGGAAGCCCGACAGCATCAAGCATATCTTCAAGTGTCTGATACCTGATTGTCGTCGCCTTAATATCTTCTGTTATCCACTCGACCATTTTCTTATGTTTCTCAGTTGTCGGATCAATATATTCTGACACATCAGCTATATCCTGCCCTTCAATACTTCTTATAGCTTTACGTGCAACAAGCTCGTGTATCGTACGTGTCGACAAACAAAATTTACACGGATACAAAAGAGGAGGACATGCCGAACGAACATGTATTTCTTTTGCACCGCATTGCTTTAGTTTATTTATCGTAAAGTTTTTGAGTTGCGTACCACGAACAATAGAGTCTTCACATATTACTATTCTGTTACCATCAATAATCTCTTTAATTGGTATCAATTTCATTGTTGCAATAAGATCACGTTTTTCCTGTAGAGGCGGAGTATAGCTTCTTCCATACCCGGGCGTATATTTTACGAGCGGCCGGCGATACGGTTTACCTGATTCCATTGCATACCCTATTGCATGAGCGAGTCCCGAGTCAGGTATCCCTGCAACAACATCTACTTCAATATCTTTATCTCGACGAGCAAGACTTTTCCCGCATCGTTCTCTAACGACCTCAGTATTAATCCCTTCATAATCAGAAGCAGGAAACCCGGCATAGATCCATAAGAACGTACAGACCTGATTAATGCTTTCACCTTGTTTCTTTTGCACAAGACCGTCTTCACTGATAAGCACAATTTCACCTGGCTCAAGAAACTTTTCGGTTTTAAACCCTATATTTGTAAACGCGCTAGTTTCAGATGTCACTGCGTAGGCGTCTTCTCTCGAACCGATAATAAGCGGTGTATACCCTCTTTTGTCACGTGCAGCATATATACCGTCTTTATGTAAAAGCAACATTGAGCATGATCCCTCTATTGCTTCAAACACCTTTTCAATACCATTAATTATGTCACTACCAACAGTAATTATTTTTGCGATAAGCTCAGTAACATTAACACCGCTTTTACTCATCTCGCTAAACGAATGTCCCTGCTGCATAAGTTTGTTTGCAAGTTCATCACTGTTTTCGATCAATCCGCTTGTCACAATGCAAAACGGACCGAACTTTGAATTAATATACATCGGCTGTTCATTACTATCTGAAATAACGCCGATACCTTTTTTACCGGTCATACATTTTGTATCTTCATAAAACTTTGATTTAAACTGACTATAGCTGATATTATGAATTTGTCTTTGAAACGTCTCACCTAAAATTGCCATACCGCCAAATTCTGTACCTAAATGAGAATGATAATCTGTCCCATACAGTAATATTTCTGAACAATCACCTTTTGATACAACACCAAATACACCACTCATACTATCCTCCATTAGTCTTATTCGCACTACAGCGTACGATCTATATTTAAAAAATTATTAGATGCCCTCAAATTCTTTCGGGTCGGTATTTTCGATATCGTAGAGTCTCCAGCTTCTATCGGTAAAATGCCACCATTCAGTTTCGTGCGGGATGAAACCACATCGTATCATTGTCCGAACCAAAAGTATCCTATTATTAATGACATTTTCAGGTAAATCCGTACATGATAGATGTGCTTTTTGGGTAAAATCATCAAATTCTGTACCCATAGGAACTTCTTTACCGTCGGGTGTAACGAGAGTTACATCAACGGCTGCCCCCCGGTTATGAAATGACCCTTTTGCGGGATCAGCGACATAATTCAGGTCAGGAAACATTTTCCAAAGCTTCTTCTGAACATACAGCGGCCGATATCCATCAAATATCTTTAGTCC
This window encodes:
- a CDS encoding amidophosphoribosyltransferase; the protein is MSGVFGVVSKGDCSEILLYGTDYHSHLGTEFGGMAILGETFQRQIHNISYSQFKSKFYEDTKCMTGKKGIGVISDSNEQPMYINSKFGPFCIVTSGLIENSDELANKLMQQGHSFSEMSKSGVNVTELIAKIITVGSDIINGIEKVFEAIEGSCSMLLLHKDGIYAARDKRGYTPLIIGSREDAYAVTSETSAFTNIGFKTEKFLEPGEIVLISEDGLVQKKQGESINQVCTFLWIYAGFPASDYEGINTEVVRERCGKSLARRDKDIEVDVVAGIPDSGLAHAIGYAMESGKPYRRPLVKYTPGYGRSYTPPLQEKRDLIATMKLIPIKEIIDGNRIVICEDSIVRGTQLKNFTINKLKQCGAKEIHVRSACPPLLYPCKFCLSTRTIHELVARKAIRSIEGQDIADVSEYIDPTTEKHKKMVEWITEDIKATTIRYQTLEDMLDAVGLPEDKVCTYCWTGKCPSKNTCTTAPKQQKTTVK
- a CDS encoding M15 family metallopeptidase, translating into MRFIISCLCIAISVCVSSCAINPLPKKTDFVNVQSVIPSIIVDLKYATKDNFTHQVLYATDTCYLRRGTAYKLQEVHYILKKKGFGLKIFDGYRPLYVQKKLWKMFPDLNYVADPAKGSFHNRGAAVDVTLVTPDGKEVPMGTEFDDFTQKAHLSCTDLPENVINNRILLVRTMIRCGFIPHETEWWHFTDRSWRLYDIENTDPKEFEGI